A stretch of Longimicrobium terrae DNA encodes these proteins:
- the thiM gene encoding hydroxyethylthiazole kinase, with protein MQTAFDASRGWDALARLRQQAPLVHCITNYVAMDVAANALLAIGASPAMVHAEEEAADFAAISAALTINIGTLSPPWVRGMELAIGSAAARGTPWVLDPVGAGATPYRTGVAADLARRHPTVIRGNASEILTLAGEVGGTKGVDSTRTPEEAREAASALAASLGCVVSVTGAVDHVTDGTRTLAIHHGDPMMTRVTALGCALTVITGAFLAVEKDPVHAAAYALAFFGLAGEMAASGSIGPGTLRVRLLDALYILDTQTDKQLRIQPVA; from the coding sequence ATCCAGACCGCATTCGACGCCAGCCGCGGCTGGGACGCGCTCGCCCGGCTTCGCCAGCAGGCGCCCCTGGTGCACTGCATCACCAACTACGTGGCGATGGACGTGGCGGCAAACGCGCTGCTCGCCATCGGCGCCTCGCCGGCGATGGTGCACGCCGAAGAGGAAGCCGCCGACTTCGCCGCCATCAGCGCGGCGCTCACCATCAACATCGGCACGCTGTCGCCGCCGTGGGTGCGGGGGATGGAGCTGGCGATCGGGAGCGCCGCCGCGCGCGGCACGCCGTGGGTCCTGGACCCCGTGGGCGCCGGAGCGACGCCGTACCGCACCGGCGTGGCGGCAGACCTCGCGCGCCGCCATCCGACGGTGATCCGCGGCAACGCGTCCGAGATCCTGACGCTGGCGGGCGAGGTGGGCGGCACCAAGGGCGTCGACAGCACGCGCACGCCCGAGGAGGCGCGGGAAGCCGCGTCCGCGCTCGCGGCCTCGCTGGGGTGCGTGGTTTCCGTCACCGGCGCGGTGGACCACGTGACGGACGGCACGCGCACGCTGGCCATCCACCACGGCGACCCCATGATGACGCGCGTGACGGCATTGGGATGCGCGCTCACCGTCATCACCGGCGCCTTTCTGGCGGTGGAAAAGGATCCGGTGCACGCCGCCGCGTACGCGCTCGCCTTCTTCGGCCTCGCGGGCGAGATGGCGGCGTCCGGCTCCATCGGCCCCGGAACGCTGCGCGTGCGCCTGCTGGACGCGCTGTACATTCTGGACACGCAGACGGACAAGCAGCTTCGCATTCAGCCGGTCGCCTGA
- a CDS encoding DUF4177 domain-containing protein — translation MKTWEYYVLTPDEVERSGFFQTVSPKAVEARLNELGSTGWELVNIDFLDSTADLHFRAVLKRERPA, via the coding sequence ATGAAGACCTGGGAATACTACGTCCTGACTCCGGACGAGGTGGAGCGCAGCGGCTTCTTTCAGACCGTCAGCCCCAAGGCGGTGGAAGCGCGTCTGAACGAGTTGGGCAGCACGGGTTGGGAGCTGGTGAACATCGACTTCCTCGATTCCACCGCCGACCTCCATTTCCGCGCAGTACTGAAGCGCGAACGCCCCGCCTGA
- a CDS encoding flavin monoamine oxidase family protein, whose translation MDDDQLDVVVIGAGVSGLAAARDLCAAGLTVRVLEARDRVGGRIYTLRDGDHPLPVEMGASFVDIPGQAWDLLRAGGGAAYRSTGGFWRVDHGRAEPSDFDKVGEVLERLDPPPARDESFAQFLDRRCRDIDAGTQDAAERYVEGFHAAPVERVGVQWIAKAEEDEAGGGGDVRHQPLGGFDRVAEALRMDLDARGAIRLNTIVHRIDWKKGEATIHARSAAGTEMPPLRARAVLVTVPLGVLQAAADQPGAIAFHPEPADTLRAARALGIAHVIKITFRFRSFLWHKLTGIDPDEEVKFLQPEGAFQAWWTESPIQVPTIVAWAGATAAERLMAGGADPVQTALDDMARWLGVTREEVDAELESAHVHDWTADPLARGAYSYVPVGALPAQEALGRPVEGTLFFAGEATQTGGLNSTVEGALLSGRRAAAQIADALGGS comes from the coding sequence ATGGATGACGATCAGTTGGACGTGGTGGTGATTGGCGCGGGGGTAAGCGGGCTGGCGGCGGCGCGCGACCTGTGCGCGGCGGGGCTGACCGTGCGTGTGCTGGAGGCGCGCGACCGCGTGGGCGGGCGCATCTACACGCTGCGCGACGGCGATCATCCGCTCCCCGTGGAGATGGGCGCCTCGTTCGTCGACATCCCCGGTCAGGCGTGGGACCTGCTGCGCGCGGGTGGAGGCGCGGCGTACCGCAGCACCGGCGGCTTCTGGCGCGTGGACCACGGCCGCGCGGAGCCCAGCGACTTCGACAAAGTAGGCGAGGTGCTGGAACGCCTGGACCCGCCGCCCGCCCGCGACGAAAGCTTCGCCCAGTTCCTGGACCGCCGCTGCCGCGACATCGACGCCGGCACGCAGGACGCCGCCGAGCGCTACGTGGAAGGCTTTCACGCCGCGCCGGTGGAACGAGTGGGCGTGCAGTGGATCGCCAAGGCGGAAGAGGACGAGGCCGGCGGCGGCGGCGACGTGCGCCATCAGCCGCTCGGCGGCTTTGACCGCGTGGCAGAGGCGCTGCGCATGGACCTGGACGCGCGCGGCGCCATCCGCCTGAACACGATCGTCCACCGCATCGACTGGAAGAAGGGCGAGGCGACCATCCATGCGCGCTCCGCGGCGGGAACGGAGATGCCGCCCCTCCGCGCCCGCGCCGTCCTCGTCACCGTGCCGCTCGGCGTGCTGCAGGCGGCCGCGGACCAGCCGGGCGCGATCGCCTTCCATCCCGAACCGGCGGACACGCTTCGCGCCGCGCGCGCGCTCGGCATTGCGCACGTCATCAAGATCACGTTCCGCTTCCGCTCGTTCCTGTGGCACAAGCTGACGGGGATCGATCCGGACGAGGAAGTGAAGTTCCTGCAGCCGGAGGGCGCGTTCCAGGCGTGGTGGACGGAATCGCCCATCCAGGTGCCCACCATCGTGGCCTGGGCCGGCGCCACCGCGGCGGAGCGGCTGATGGCTGGCGGCGCCGATCCCGTGCAGACCGCGCTGGACGACATGGCCCGCTGGCTCGGCGTCACCCGCGAGGAGGTGGACGCCGAACTGGAATCCGCGCACGTCCACGACTGGACCGCCGATCCGCTCGCGCGCGGCGCCTACAGCTACGTTCCCGTCGGCGCGCTCCCCGCGCAGGAGGCGCTCGGCCGGCCGGTGGAGGGAACGCTCTTCTTTGCCGGAGAGGCGACACAGACCGGCGGCCTCAACAGCACGGTGGAGGGCGCGCTGCTCTCCGGCCGCCGCGCCGCCGCACAGATCGCGGACGCGCTCGGCGGATCGTAA